A region from the Saccharomonospora azurea NA-128 genome encodes:
- a CDS encoding VanW family protein, with amino-acid sequence MQQDRQWPESHSEETDILPRVDARQSQPDPSATESTQHIAAHDAPTQQFSPTPPTGATPPPGPPGDAAPAPSRPRWRKPGIIAAAVFGFLVLVYGFDLLITSGDIPRGVTVAGVEVGGMSRSEAENTLRDQLEPRLSEPVAYSAGEVSGELNPKESGLALDWPGTLDQAGDQPLNPFTRISSFFTTTELGVVTQAEPNQFDNAMKALRKEVDQEPVEGDVVFEGATPKAVEPRQGQELDVDQAKETILTHWASGEQLQLPVASTPVSVPMEEVERALREVAEPAMSGPVVVHGEGADGVLEPAEIAEGLSFEARDGALVPKIDQKKIIAGVEDELASTEKKGKDATIVFEGGKPTVEPSEDGNQIKWDETLKPLLDVLKQTDGRELTATYEKKPAEVTTEEAEGLGIKEVIGEFTTEGFAADSGVNIRVVAEKVNGAIVKPGDTFSLNEFTGPRTKAQGYVEAGIIQDGAPGKAVGGGISQFATTLYNAYYFAGMKDAGHQEHSYYISRYPKGREATVFQNPDGSSVIDLRFTNDSQHGVAIQTIWTPSSITVKLWGTKRYEVESVPGEETNHVKPPTKEGPKEDCKPSAGAPGFTVTDTRILRDVETGQEVRREERTVKYNPQPKIVCKDKD; translated from the coding sequence TTGCAACAGGATCGACAATGGCCCGAGTCGCACAGCGAGGAGACGGACATTCTGCCGCGAGTCGACGCGCGGCAGTCTCAGCCCGACCCGAGCGCCACGGAGAGCACCCAGCACATCGCCGCGCACGACGCGCCGACCCAGCAGTTCTCTCCCACGCCTCCCACCGGTGCGACTCCCCCACCGGGACCTCCCGGTGACGCGGCCCCGGCTCCGTCGCGCCCCCGCTGGCGCAAGCCCGGCATCATCGCCGCGGCGGTGTTCGGCTTCCTCGTCCTGGTGTACGGCTTCGACCTCCTCATCACCAGCGGTGACATCCCCCGCGGCGTGACGGTCGCGGGCGTCGAGGTCGGCGGCATGAGCCGGTCCGAGGCCGAGAACACGTTGCGGGACCAGCTCGAACCTCGGCTCAGCGAGCCCGTCGCGTACAGCGCGGGCGAGGTGTCGGGCGAGCTGAACCCGAAGGAGTCGGGGCTCGCGCTCGACTGGCCGGGCACCCTCGACCAGGCCGGCGACCAGCCGCTCAACCCGTTCACCCGGATCTCGTCGTTCTTCACGACCACCGAGCTGGGTGTCGTGACGCAGGCCGAGCCGAACCAGTTCGACAACGCCATGAAGGCACTGCGCAAGGAGGTCGACCAGGAGCCCGTCGAGGGCGACGTCGTCTTCGAGGGCGCCACCCCGAAGGCGGTGGAACCGCGGCAGGGCCAGGAGCTGGACGTGGACCAGGCGAAGGAGACCATCCTGACGCACTGGGCCTCCGGCGAACAGCTGCAGCTGCCGGTCGCGTCCACGCCCGTGAGCGTGCCGATGGAGGAGGTCGAACGCGCCCTGCGCGAGGTGGCCGAGCCCGCCATGTCGGGGCCGGTCGTCGTCCACGGCGAGGGCGCCGACGGTGTGCTCGAACCCGCAGAGATCGCGGAGGGGCTCTCCTTCGAGGCCAGGGACGGCGCCCTCGTGCCGAAGATCGACCAGAAGAAGATCATCGCGGGTGTCGAGGACGAGCTGGCCTCCACCGAGAAGAAGGGCAAGGACGCCACGATCGTCTTCGAGGGCGGCAAGCCCACCGTGGAACCGTCCGAGGACGGCAACCAGATCAAGTGGGACGAGACACTCAAGCCGCTGCTCGACGTCCTGAAGCAGACCGACGGCCGTGAGCTGACGGCCACCTACGAGAAGAAGCCCGCCGAGGTCACCACCGAGGAGGCCGAGGGCCTCGGCATCAAGGAGGTCATCGGCGAGTTCACCACCGAGGGCTTCGCCGCCGACTCCGGCGTGAACATCCGGGTGGTCGCCGAGAAGGTCAACGGCGCGATCGTGAAGCCGGGTGACACCTTCAGCCTCAACGAGTTCACCGGCCCGCGCACCAAGGCGCAGGGCTATGTCGAGGCGGGCATCATCCAGGACGGCGCGCCCGGCAAGGCCGTGGGCGGCGGTATCTCGCAGTTCGCGACCACGCTGTACAACGCGTACTACTTCGCGGGCATGAAGGACGCCGGTCACCAGGAGCACAGCTACTACATCAGCCGGTACCCCAAGGGCCGGGAGGCCACGGTCTTCCAGAACCCGGACGGCTCCAGCGTGATCGATCTGCGGTTCACCAACGACAGCCAGCACGGCGTGGCGATCCAGACGATCTGGACTCCGTCGAGCATCACGGTGAAGCTGTGGGGCACCAAGCGCTACGAGGTCGAGTCGGTGCCCGGCGAGGAGACCAACCACGTGAAGCCGCCCACGAAGGAAGGTCCGAAGGAGGACTGCAAGCCGAGCGCGGGCGCTCCCGGCTTCACCGTCACCGACACCCGCATCCTCAGGGACGTCGAGACGGGGCAGGAAGTGCGTCGCGAGGAGCGCACGGTGAAGTACAACCCGCAACCGAAGATCGTGTGCAAGGACAAGGACTGA
- a CDS encoding DUF5302 domain-containing protein: MSESTAAGSGGRDDDVKRRFREALARKQAKSKAGESHADGTRSASTPHGPLSHKRDFRRKSG, encoded by the coding sequence ATGTCCGAATCCACAGCGGCAGGAAGCGGGGGCCGGGACGACGACGTCAAGCGGCGGTTCCGGGAGGCTCTCGCGCGCAAGCAGGCCAAGAGCAAGGCCGGAGAGTCACACGCTGACGGCACGAGGAGTGCGTCCACTCCCCACGGCCCGCTTTCGCACAAACGCGACTTCCGCCGCAAGAGCGGCTGA